Proteins from a genomic interval of Streptomyces sp. NBC_00820:
- the rpmF gene encoding 50S ribosomal protein L32, with the protein MAVPKRKMSRSNTRHRRSQWKAAVTPLVACERCHEPKQQHIACPSCGTYNKRQVLEV; encoded by the coding sequence GTGGCTGTTCCGAAGCGGAAGATGTCGCGCAGCAACACGCGCCACCGCCGGTCGCAGTGGAAGGCTGCGGTCACCCCCCTGGTTGCGTGCGAGCGCTGCCACGAGCCCAAGCAGCAGCACATTGCGTGCCCGTCTTGTGGCACCTACAACAAGCGCCAGGTCCTCGAGGTCTGA
- a CDS encoding HSP90 family protein: MDSQTSQSSQSSQAPQTPHTFQVDLRGLVDLLSHHLYSSPKVYLRELLQNAVDAITARRSLEPGAPARVRLYAASDGGAALRVEDSGVGLTEQDVHSLLATIGRSSKRAEGLQEARSDFLGQFGIGLLACFVVAERIRVVSRSAREPGAPPVEWTASDDGSYTVRTLPDSARTEPGTTVHLVARPGAAQWLAPERVRALARDFGSLLPYDVQVDGEAVTDLPAPWDRPYPSPAARRVALAGHCRELFGFTPLDSIGLDVPLAGIRGVAYVLPAAVSPAQRATHRVHLKGMLLTERAEQLLPDWAFFVRCVLDTDSLRPTASRESLYEDETLAAVREALGERIRSWLTGLAAGDPERLAAFLAVHHLGVKSLARHDGEMLRTMLPWLPFETTDGQLSLEEFAQRHPVVHFTRTVEEYRQVAPIASAQGVGVVNGGYTYDSELVEALPSVRPGTVVAELDADTVTAHLDAVDPAEELALSGFLAAARAKLDPLGCDVVLRAFHPLSVPALHLDDRAARHEQARAEAEERADDLWAGILGSLRGSAPRARLVLNHLNPLIRRISSLRDAELIGTATESLYGQALLMAQRPLRPADSALLNRAFIGLLEWATHGEDGHR, translated from the coding sequence ATGGACTCCCAGACCTCACAGTCATCCCAGTCATCCCAGGCCCCCCAGACACCTCATACGTTCCAGGTCGACCTGCGCGGTCTGGTGGACCTGCTCTCCCATCATCTGTACTCCAGTCCCAAGGTCTACCTGCGCGAGCTGCTGCAGAACGCCGTGGACGCCATCACCGCCCGGCGGTCCCTGGAGCCCGGTGCCCCGGCGCGGGTGCGGCTGTACGCGGCGTCCGACGGGGGCGCCGCGCTGCGGGTGGAGGACAGCGGCGTCGGGCTTACCGAGCAGGACGTGCACAGCCTGCTGGCGACCATCGGCCGCAGCTCCAAGCGGGCGGAGGGCCTCCAGGAGGCCCGGTCCGACTTCCTGGGCCAGTTCGGCATCGGGCTGCTGGCCTGTTTCGTGGTCGCCGAGCGCATCCGGGTGGTCAGCCGCAGCGCCCGTGAGCCCGGGGCGCCGCCGGTGGAGTGGACGGCGAGCGACGACGGCTCCTACACCGTCCGCACGCTCCCGGACTCGGCCCGCACCGAGCCGGGCACCACCGTGCACCTGGTGGCGCGGCCGGGCGCGGCGCAGTGGCTGGCGCCCGAGCGGGTGCGCGCCCTGGCGCGGGACTTCGGCTCGCTGCTGCCGTACGACGTCCAGGTGGACGGTGAGGCGGTCACGGACCTCCCGGCGCCCTGGGACCGCCCGTATCCCTCTCCCGCCGCGCGCAGGGTGGCGCTGGCCGGGCACTGCCGCGAGCTGTTCGGTTTCACGCCGCTGGACTCGATCGGCCTGGACGTGCCGCTCGCCGGGATCCGCGGGGTGGCGTACGTGCTGCCGGCGGCGGTCAGCCCGGCACAGCGGGCCACGCACCGGGTGCATCTGAAGGGCATGCTGCTCACCGAGCGGGCCGAACAGCTGCTGCCCGACTGGGCGTTCTTCGTGCGCTGCGTGCTGGACACCGACAGCCTGCGGCCCACGGCCTCGCGCGAGTCGCTGTACGAGGACGAGACCCTCGCCGCCGTGCGGGAGGCCCTCGGCGAGCGGATCCGGTCCTGGCTGACCGGGCTCGCGGCGGGTGATCCGGAGCGGCTGGCCGCGTTCCTCGCCGTGCACCACCTGGGCGTGAAGTCCCTGGCCCGGCACGACGGCGAGATGCTGCGCACGATGCTGCCGTGGCTGCCGTTCGAGACCACCGACGGGCAGCTGTCCCTGGAGGAGTTCGCGCAGCGGCACCCGGTGGTGCACTTCACGCGGACGGTCGAGGAGTACCGGCAGGTCGCGCCGATCGCCTCCGCGCAGGGCGTCGGGGTGGTCAACGGCGGTTACACGTACGACAGCGAGCTGGTCGAAGCGCTGCCGTCGGTGCGGCCGGGGACGGTGGTCGCCGAGCTGGACGCGGACACCGTGACCGCGCACCTGGACGCGGTCGACCCGGCCGAGGAGCTGGCGCTGTCCGGCTTCCTGGCGGCCGCGCGCGCGAAGCTGGACCCGCTGGGCTGTGACGTCGTACTGCGCGCGTTCCATCCGCTGTCCGTGCCCGCGCTGCACCTGGACGACCGGGCGGCCCGGCACGAGCAGGCGCGGGCGGAGGCCGAGGAGCGGGCCGACGACCTGTGGGCGGGCATCCTGGGCTCGCTGCGCGGCAGCGCCCCGCGCGCGCGTCTGGTGCTCAACCATCTCAACCCGCTGATCCGCAGGATCAGTTCGCTGCGGGACGCCGAACTGATCGGCACCGCGACCGAGTCGCTGTACGGGCAAGCGCTGCTGATGGCGCAGCGGCCGCTCCGGCCGGCCGACTCGGCGCTGCTGAACCGGGCGTTCATCGGCCTCCTGGAATGGGCCACACACGGGGAGGACGGTCACCGATGA
- a CDS encoding cell division initiation protein produces MDVQMKLDEIVSAVSSARSMPMSASCVVNRAELLALLEEVRQALPSSLAQAQELIGDREQMVEQARVEADRIIGDAHAQRGSLISDTEIARRSQGEADRILAEARAEAEEVRAEADDYVDSKLANFEVVLTKTLGSVGRGREKLLGTGSGLDENGYEDEDAPERSQDPETLRHNADSYVDVKLGAFEAVLAATLEAVGRGRQKLHGRIATDDLGALADDTTTFQHSSDADYLADLAALSDDAPAERPGQQAARPKPSYEPQPEPSYEPRPEPSYEPQPAYGYQQPEAYEPQPDPYSPTSGYAPAGGAPTFPQQGGYAQQDPYGYQQADPYSAASGYAQAGGAPGYQGYDAQQAAYDPNQPHRHQSQEGYALDETSLFDTSMISAEQLRAYEQGRGM; encoded by the coding sequence GTGGACGTCCAGATGAAGCTCGACGAGATCGTCTCCGCGGTCTCCAGCGCCCGGTCCATGCCCATGTCGGCCTCGTGCGTGGTCAACCGTGCCGAGCTGCTCGCGCTGCTCGAAGAGGTGCGCCAGGCGCTGCCCAGCTCCCTCGCCCAGGCCCAGGAACTCATCGGCGACCGCGAGCAGATGGTCGAGCAGGCCCGCGTGGAGGCCGACCGGATCATCGGCGACGCCCACGCCCAGCGCGGCTCGCTGATCTCCGACACCGAGATCGCCCGTCGTTCCCAGGGCGAAGCGGACCGGATCCTCGCCGAGGCCCGCGCGGAGGCCGAGGAGGTCCGCGCCGAGGCGGACGACTACGTCGACTCCAAGCTCGCCAACTTCGAGGTCGTCCTCACCAAGACCCTCGGCTCGGTCGGCCGCGGCCGCGAGAAGCTCCTCGGCACCGGATCCGGCCTCGACGAGAACGGCTACGAGGACGAGGACGCCCCCGAGCGCAGCCAGGACCCGGAGACCCTGCGGCACAACGCCGACTCGTACGTCGACGTCAAGCTCGGCGCCTTCGAGGCGGTCCTCGCCGCGACCCTGGAGGCCGTCGGCCGCGGCCGGCAGAAGCTGCACGGCCGGATCGCCACGGACGACCTCGGCGCCCTCGCCGACGACACCACGACCTTCCAGCACTCCAGCGACGCCGACTACCTCGCCGACCTCGCGGCCCTCTCCGACGACGCCCCGGCCGAGCGCCCGGGCCAGCAGGCCGCACGGCCGAAGCCGTCGTACGAGCCGCAGCCGGAGCCGTCGTACGAGCCTCGGCCGGAACCGTCGTACGAACCCCAGCCCGCCTACGGCTACCAGCAGCCGGAGGCGTACGAGCCGCAGCCGGACCCCTACTCCCCCACCTCCGGCTACGCTCCGGCGGGAGGTGCCCCCACCTTCCCGCAGCAGGGCGGCTACGCCCAGCAGGACCCTTACGGCTACCAGCAGGCCGACCCCTACTCCGCCGCCTCCGGCTACGCCCAGGCGGGCGGCGCCCCCGGCTACCAGGGCTACGACGCTCAGCAGGCCGCCTACGACCCGAACCAGCCGCACCGGCACCAGTCCCAGGAGGGATACGCTCTCGACGAGACCAGTCTCTTCGACACGAGCATGATCAGTGCGGAGCAGCTGCGGGCGTACGAACAAGGGCGCGGGATGTAG
- a CDS encoding YceD family protein, with product MASNARLDHRNPLVIDTHELGRRPGALQRQTREIDAPRDLGIQGVIGVPEGAPVELDLRLESVMEGVLVTGTARALAEAECVRCLEPFEHELEADFQEMFSYPDADDRGRVIAEPGDDAEDDEDRLYIEDGLIDLEPVLRDAVVLALPMQPVCQDDCPGLCSECGARLADDPEHHHDAVDIRWAALQGLAGSLEDGEKDEMSGGALPSARADEKQEK from the coding sequence ATGGCTTCCAACGCACGCCTCGACCACCGCAACCCCCTCGTGATCGATACGCACGAGCTGGGTCGGCGTCCGGGTGCGCTGCAGCGCCAGACCCGTGAGATCGACGCCCCCCGGGACCTCGGTATCCAGGGCGTCATCGGAGTGCCGGAAGGCGCCCCGGTGGAGCTCGACCTCCGACTCGAGTCGGTCATGGAAGGGGTGCTTGTCACAGGCACCGCCCGTGCACTGGCAGAGGCGGAGTGCGTAAGGTGTCTGGAGCCGTTCGAGCACGAGCTCGAAGCGGACTTCCAGGAGATGTTCTCGTACCCTGACGCCGACGACCGTGGCCGCGTGATCGCGGAACCGGGCGACGACGCCGAGGACGACGAGGACAGGCTCTACATCGAGGACGGTCTGATCGACCTCGAACCCGTGCTGCGTGACGCGGTAGTGCTCGCACTGCCGATGCAGCCGGTGTGCCAGGACGACTGTCCGGGTCTGTGCTCCGAATGCGGAGCACGACTCGCGGACGACCCGGAGCACCACCACGACGCCGTCGACATCCGTTGGGCGGCATTGCAGGGACTCGCCGGTTCACTCGAAGACGGCGAGAAGGACGAGATGAGCGGCGGCGCGCTTCCTTCAGCACGCGCCGACGAGAAGCAGGAGAAGTAG
- the recG gene encoding ATP-dependent DNA helicase RecG, producing the protein MDLVPALREPLKQPLKSVLGPATAKVMAEHLGLDTVGDLLHHYPRRYEERGQLTHLADLPMDEHVTVVAQVADARLHSFASAKAPRGKGQRLEVTITDGSGRLQLVFFGNGVHKPHKELLPGTRAMFSGKVSVFNRRLQLAHPAYELLRDDTGEGDEAAETVESWAGSLIPIYPATAKLESWKIGKAVQTVLPSAQEALDPLPPALREGRGLVTLPEALLKIHRPHTKADIADARARLKWDEAFVLQVALARRRYADSQLPAVARRPKPDGLLTAFDDRLPFTLTDGQQKVSKEIFDDLATEHPMHRLLQGEVGSGKTMVALRAMLATVDAGGQAAMLAPTEVLAQQHHRSITEMMGELAEGGMLGGSEHATKVVLLTGSMGAAARRKAMLDIATGEAGIVIGTHALIEDKVQFHDLGLVVVDEQHRFGVEQRDALRGKGKQPPHLLVMTATPIPRTVAMTVFGDLETSVLDQLPAGRSPIATHVVPAADKPHFLARAWERVREEVENGHQAYVVCPRIGDDEEAADAKKAKKSPEDEAEKRPPLAVLDVADHLAKGPLRGLRVEVLHGRMHPDDKDAVMRRFTAGETDVLVATTVIEVGVNVPNATAMVIMDADRFGVSQLHQLRGRVGRGSAPGLCLLVSEMPEASPARQRLNAVASTLDGFELSRIDLEQRREGDVLGQAQSGARTSLRVLEVIEDEEIIAEAREEASAVVAADPDLAGLPGLRTALDALLDEEREQYLEKG; encoded by the coding sequence ATGGATCTCGTGCCCGCACTGCGAGAACCCCTGAAACAGCCGCTGAAGTCAGTGCTCGGCCCCGCCACCGCGAAGGTGATGGCCGAGCACCTCGGCCTGGACACCGTCGGCGACCTCCTGCACCACTACCCGCGCAGATACGAGGAGCGGGGCCAGCTCACCCACCTCGCCGACCTCCCCATGGACGAGCACGTCACGGTGGTCGCCCAGGTCGCCGACGCCCGTCTGCACTCCTTCGCCTCCGCCAAGGCCCCGCGCGGCAAGGGCCAGCGCCTGGAGGTCACCATCACGGACGGCAGCGGCCGGCTCCAGCTGGTCTTCTTCGGCAACGGTGTGCACAAACCGCACAAGGAGCTGCTGCCGGGCACGCGCGCGATGTTCTCGGGCAAGGTCTCCGTCTTCAACCGCCGCCTCCAACTCGCCCACCCCGCCTACGAGCTGCTGCGCGACGACACCGGCGAGGGCGACGAGGCCGCCGAGACCGTCGAGAGCTGGGCCGGCTCCCTCATCCCGATCTACCCCGCCACCGCCAAGCTGGAGTCCTGGAAGATCGGCAAGGCCGTCCAGACGGTGCTGCCCAGCGCCCAGGAGGCGCTCGACCCCCTGCCGCCCGCCCTGCGCGAGGGCCGGGGCCTGGTCACCCTCCCCGAGGCCCTGCTCAAGATCCACCGTCCGCACACCAAGGCCGACATCGCCGACGCCCGCGCCCGCCTGAAGTGGGACGAGGCCTTCGTCCTCCAGGTCGCCCTGGCCCGCCGCCGCTACGCCGACTCCCAGCTCCCGGCCGTCGCCCGCAGGCCGAAGCCCGACGGCCTCCTCACGGCCTTCGACGACCGCCTGCCCTTCACCCTCACCGACGGCCAGCAGAAGGTCTCCAAGGAGATCTTCGACGACCTCGCCACCGAACACCCCATGCACCGCCTGCTCCAGGGCGAGGTTGGTTCCGGGAAGACGATGGTCGCCCTGCGCGCGATGCTCGCCACGGTCGACGCCGGCGGGCAGGCCGCGATGCTCGCGCCCACCGAAGTGCTCGCCCAGCAGCACCACCGCTCGATCACCGAGATGATGGGCGAGCTGGCCGAGGGCGGCATGCTGGGCGGCTCCGAGCACGCCACCAAGGTGGTGCTGCTCACCGGCTCCATGGGCGCGGCCGCCCGCCGCAAGGCCATGCTGGACATCGCCACCGGCGAGGCCGGCATCGTCATCGGCACCCACGCCCTGATCGAGGACAAGGTCCAGTTCCACGACCTCGGTCTGGTCGTCGTCGACGAACAGCACCGCTTCGGCGTCGAACAGCGCGACGCCCTGCGCGGCAAGGGCAAACAGCCCCCGCACCTGCTCGTCATGACCGCCACCCCCATCCCGCGCACGGTCGCGATGACGGTCTTCGGCGACCTGGAGACCTCGGTCCTCGACCAGCTCCCGGCCGGCCGCTCCCCGATCGCCACCCACGTGGTCCCCGCCGCCGACAAGCCCCACTTCCTGGCCCGCGCCTGGGAGCGGGTCCGCGAGGAGGTGGAGAACGGCCACCAGGCCTACGTCGTCTGCCCCCGCATCGGCGACGACGAGGAGGCCGCCGACGCCAAGAAGGCGAAGAAGTCCCCCGAGGACGAAGCGGAGAAACGCCCCCCGCTCGCCGTCCTCGACGTGGCCGACCACCTGGCCAAGGGGCCCCTGCGGGGCCTCAGGGTCGAAGTCCTGCACGGCCGTATGCACCCCGACGACAAGGACGCCGTCATGCGCCGCTTCACGGCCGGCGAGACGGACGTCCTGGTCGCCACCACCGTGATCGAGGTCGGCGTCAACGTCCCCAACGCCACCGCCATGGTGATCATGGACGCGGACCGCTTCGGCGTCTCCCAGCTCCACCAGCTGCGCGGCCGCGTGGGCCGCGGCTCGGCCCCCGGCCTCTGCCTCCTGGTCAGCGAGATGCCCGAGGCCAGCCCCGCCCGCCAGCGCCTGAACGCCGTCGCCTCCACCCTCGACGGCTTCGAGCTCTCCCGCATCGACCTCGAACAGCGCCGCGAGGGCGACGTCCTCGGCCAGGCCCAGTCCGGCGCCCGCACCAGCCTGCGCGTCCTGGAGGTCATCGAGGACGAGGAGATCATCGCGGAGGCGAGGGAGGAGGCCTCGGCGGTCGTGGCGGCCGACCCCGACCTCGCCGGGCTCCCGGGCCTGCGCACGGCCCTGGACGCCCTCCTGGACGAGGAGAGGGAGCAGTACCTGGAAAAGGGGTGA
- a CDS encoding tetratricopeptide repeat protein: MTGITDFDALRRAMAENSERPEGPARNARAEELLTAAEGLEIPLAVIEALGHQLKVYNYSSEKDRLFVPFARLLRMWDERPADFDEYEAHSLHWAFKWVSAGMLDQPHIPLASIEKWLAEMEHRYRIAGYSERAVRSAEFGVAQHVGDRARAERAYAAWLAADRDQMADCHACELHGQGGWQAELGRDAKALELWRPVLEGEYSCAHEPHTVLASSLAPLLRLERRDEARAHHLRGFRLVRPMESMRGAYTDHVEFCALTGNEARGLELLAERPAYFTDAGQPRSLMDFLAAVTLLMDRLTGLGLGGQRVPGPAGRTWTAGELAAHARERTLELAGRFDDRNGTSSVGDRVRARMAQRPLVDRLPLGVRTVRPVQSVPAPAQVNPPAPAPEAPSAESGLPALLAEARRLADTLSPHALEAWAAVARAAEGTDLDPRDRAAIADHEAMSLGPEGIPLFDRAAALYAEAGDPGEALAARARGAYIRALAGDVDAARAAVDGLYDETLALYAADATGVRQTASVLMSRARVLMRRVQDSPPESEATRPGDSGTGTDAHAGGPEALDELVEAERAVREVLALVDGVAGVAGVAGVAGDDVRLAARGAEARAMLGELAERSGDVPRAGRLFREAAARYVAAGLPWFALEYEVRIAALSHLTDPAEAERALRAALEHGGPYVEPAGRAQLHLQLAEVTGARGAAGEAAEHALEAAHWADEAGESATLGAWARHQLGGFLLRQGRCAEAAEVLESALPDLSAETHGDGMVVQARWWLGDCLSELGEHRAAAEHRLRAAEVARHWPEQQDHATLAHLAAESLGNAGLLEEADQAYARASELWRELGNPHFLVRSVRARAWLGLRGDAGAEGARKLMADATSACERALEDTADPVTREQLTAELGNTHRQFGDLLAHSVVDETEDGAIRAAFEAALVQMDRAAELFGELGADGLHGRTGADLAAGRLAADLGRTAEAAARARGVLAAYDAHEGPEADDETAQARRAEAARLLGLPEPER; encoded by the coding sequence ATGACCGGGATCACGGACTTCGACGCGCTGCGCCGGGCCATGGCGGAGAACTCCGAGCGGCCCGAGGGACCGGCCCGCAACGCGCGCGCGGAGGAGCTGCTGACCGCGGCCGAGGGGCTGGAGATCCCGCTCGCCGTGATCGAGGCGCTCGGGCATCAGCTGAAGGTCTACAACTACAGCTCCGAGAAGGACCGCCTGTTCGTGCCCTTCGCGCGGCTGTTGCGCATGTGGGACGAACGGCCCGCCGACTTCGACGAGTACGAGGCGCACTCCCTGCACTGGGCCTTCAAGTGGGTCTCGGCGGGCATGCTGGACCAGCCGCACATCCCGCTCGCCTCGATCGAGAAGTGGCTCGCCGAGATGGAGCACCGCTACCGGATCGCCGGGTATTCCGAACGGGCCGTGCGGAGCGCCGAGTTCGGGGTGGCCCAGCACGTCGGGGACCGGGCGCGGGCGGAGCGGGCGTACGCCGCGTGGCTGGCCGCGGACCGGGACCAGATGGCCGACTGCCACGCCTGCGAGCTGCACGGGCAGGGCGGCTGGCAGGCCGAGCTCGGCCGGGACGCCAAGGCGCTGGAGCTGTGGCGGCCGGTGCTGGAGGGCGAGTACAGCTGCGCGCACGAGCCGCACACCGTCCTCGCCTCCTCGCTGGCGCCCCTGCTGCGCCTGGAGCGCCGGGACGAGGCCCGCGCCCACCACCTGCGCGGCTTCCGTCTGGTGCGGCCCATGGAGAGCATGCGGGGCGCCTACACGGACCACGTGGAGTTCTGCGCCCTGACCGGCAACGAGGCGCGCGGCCTGGAGCTGCTCGCCGAGCGGCCCGCGTACTTCACGGACGCCGGGCAGCCGCGCAGTCTGATGGACTTCCTGGCCGCGGTGACCCTGCTGATGGACCGCCTGACCGGGCTGGGCCTGGGCGGACAGCGGGTGCCGGGGCCCGCGGGACGGACCTGGACCGCGGGCGAACTCGCGGCCCACGCGCGCGAGCGGACCCTGGAGCTGGCCGGGCGGTTCGACGACCGCAACGGCACGTCGTCCGTCGGCGACCGCGTCCGCGCGCGGATGGCCCAGCGCCCACTGGTGGACCGGCTGCCGCTGGGCGTACGGACGGTACGGCCGGTACAGTCGGTTCCGGCCCCGGCTCAGGTGAACCCGCCCGCTCCGGCGCCCGAGGCCCCGTCGGCGGAGTCCGGGCTGCCCGCCCTGCTCGCCGAGGCTCGCCGCCTCGCGGACACCCTGAGCCCGCACGCCCTGGAGGCCTGGGCGGCGGTCGCCCGGGCCGCCGAGGGCACCGATCTCGACCCTCGCGACCGCGCGGCGATCGCCGACCACGAGGCGATGTCCCTCGGCCCCGAGGGCATCCCCCTCTTCGACCGGGCCGCCGCGCTGTACGCGGAGGCGGGCGACCCCGGTGAGGCACTGGCGGCCCGCGCGCGCGGCGCGTACATACGCGCCCTCGCCGGTGACGTGGACGCCGCCCGCGCGGCGGTCGACGGCCTCTACGACGAGACGCTGGCCCTGTACGCCGCGGACGCCACCGGAGTCCGCCAGACGGCATCGGTCCTGATGAGCCGCGCCCGCGTACTGATGCGACGCGTCCAGGACAGCCCCCCGGAGTCGGAGGCGACCCGCCCCGGCGACTCGGGGACGGGCACGGACGCGCACGCCGGGGGCCCGGAGGCACTCGATGAGCTGGTCGAGGCCGAGCGGGCGGTCCGTGAGGTGCTGGCGCTCGTGGACGGTGTGGCCGGTGTGGCCGGTGTGGCCGGTGTGGCCGGTGACGACGTGCGGCTGGCGGCCCGGGGAGCCGAGGCGCGGGCGATGCTGGGCGAGCTGGCGGAGCGGTCCGGGGACGTACCGCGGGCGGGACGGCTGTTCCGGGAGGCCGCGGCCCGGTACGTGGCCGCCGGGCTGCCGTGGTTCGCGCTGGAGTACGAGGTGCGGATCGCCGCGCTGTCCCACCTCACCGATCCGGCCGAGGCCGAACGGGCGCTGCGGGCTGCGCTGGAGCACGGCGGACCGTACGTGGAGCCGGCCGGGCGGGCCCAGCTGCACCTGCAGCTCGCCGAGGTGACCGGCGCCCGGGGCGCGGCCGGGGAAGCGGCGGAGCACGCGCTGGAGGCGGCGCACTGGGCCGACGAGGCGGGCGAGAGCGCCACGCTGGGCGCCTGGGCGCGACACCAGCTGGGCGGGTTCCTGCTGCGCCAGGGGCGGTGCGCGGAGGCCGCCGAGGTGCTGGAGTCGGCGCTGCCCGACCTGTCCGCCGAGACGCACGGCGACGGGATGGTCGTACAGGCGCGGTGGTGGCTCGGGGACTGCCTGAGCGAGCTGGGCGAGCACCGGGCGGCCGCCGAGCACCGGCTCCGGGCCGCCGAGGTCGCCCGGCACTGGCCCGAGCAGCAGGACCACGCCACGCTGGCCCACCTCGCCGCCGAGTCCCTGGGCAACGCCGGCCTGCTGGAGGAGGCGGACCAGGCGTACGCGCGGGCGAGCGAGCTGTGGCGGGAGCTGGGCAACCCGCACTTCCTCGTCCGCTCGGTGCGGGCCCGCGCCTGGCTGGGCTTGCGCGGGGACGCCGGAGCGGAGGGCGCGCGGAAGCTGATGGCGGACGCGACAAGCGCGTGCGAGCGCGCGCTGGAGGACACCGCCGACCCGGTGACCCGGGAGCAGCTGACCGCCGAACTCGGCAACACACACCGCCAGTTCGGCGATCTGCTGGCCCACTCCGTCGTCGACGAGACCGAAGACGGGGCGATCCGGGCGGCGTTCGAGGCGGCGCTGGTCCAGATGGACCGCGCGGCGGAGCTGTTCGGCGAACTGGGCGCGGACGGCCTGCACGGCCGTACCGGCGCGGA
- the coaD gene encoding pantetheine-phosphate adenylyltransferase: MRRAVCPGSFDPITNGHLDIIARASRLYDEVYVAVMINKSKKGLFEVEERIELIREVTADYANVRVEAFHGLLVDFCKQRDIPAIVKGLRAVSDFDYELQMAQMNNGLTGVETLFVPTNPAYSFLSSSLVKEVATWGGDVSHLVPPQVLGALTERLKAN, translated from the coding sequence GTGCGCCGCGCAGTCTGTCCCGGGTCGTTCGACCCGATCACCAACGGACATCTCGACATCATCGCCCGCGCCTCCCGTCTGTACGACGAGGTGTACGTCGCGGTGATGATCAACAAGTCCAAGAAGGGCCTGTTCGAGGTCGAGGAGCGGATAGAGCTGATCCGCGAGGTCACCGCCGACTACGCCAACGTGCGGGTCGAGGCCTTCCACGGCCTGCTCGTCGACTTCTGCAAGCAGCGCGACATCCCCGCCATCGTCAAGGGCCTGCGCGCCGTCAGCGACTTCGACTACGAGCTGCAGATGGCCCAGATGAACAACGGGCTCACCGGCGTCGAGACGCTGTTCGTGCCCACCAACCCGGCCTACAGCTTCCTGTCCTCCTCCTTGGTCAAGGAGGTCGCGACCTGGGGCGGCGACGTCTCCCACCTGGTGCCGCCGCAGGTCCTGGGTGCCCTCACCGAGCGCCTGAAGGCGAACTGA
- the rnc gene encoding ribonuclease III, giving the protein MRGTVSTAKKNAPRASGGGPADNQASSHTLLEGRLGYHVETALLVRALTHRSYAYENGGLPTNERLEFLGDSVLGLVVTDTLYRTHPDLPEGQLAKLRAAVVNSRALAEVGRGLDLGSFIRLGRGEEGTGGRDKASILADTLEAVIGAVYLDQGLDAASELVHRLFDPLIDRSSNLGAGLDWKTSLQELTAMEGLGVPEYLVTETGPDHEKTFTAAARVGGVSYGTGTGRSKKEAEQQAAESAWGSIRAAADERAKAANTAQEAVEQDDQSSAATA; this is encoded by the coding sequence GTGAGAGGCACTGTGTCCACTGCCAAGAAGAACGCTCCCCGCGCGAGCGGGGGTGGACCGGCAGACAATCAGGCCTCGTCCCACACGCTTCTGGAAGGGCGGCTCGGCTATCACGTCGAGACCGCCCTTCTGGTGCGCGCGCTGACCCACCGTTCCTACGCGTACGAGAACGGCGGCCTGCCGACGAACGAGCGGCTGGAGTTCCTCGGGGACTCCGTGCTCGGTCTCGTCGTCACGGACACGCTGTACCGCACCCACCCCGATCTGCCCGAAGGCCAGTTGGCCAAGCTTCGGGCCGCGGTGGTCAACTCGCGCGCGCTGGCGGAGGTCGGACGTGGCCTCGACCTGGGCTCCTTCATCCGGCTCGGCCGTGGTGAAGAGGGAACGGGCGGCCGGGACAAGGCATCCATCCTTGCCGACACCCTTGAAGCGGTGATCGGCGCGGTCTATCTCGATCAGGGCCTCGACGCGGCGTCCGAGCTGGTTCACCGGCTCTTCGACCCGCTGATCGACAGGTCCTCGAACCTCGGAGCCGGCCTGGACTGGAAGACCAGTCTCCAGGAGCTCACCGCGATGGAGGGACTCGGCGTGCCCGAGTACCTGGTCACGGAGACCGGCCCCGACCACGAGAAGACCTTCACTGCTGCTGCCCGCGTCGGAGGCGTCTCGTACGGCACCGGCACCGGCCGCAGCAAGAAGGAGGCGGAGCAGCAGGCCGCCGAGTCCGCCTGGGGGTCCATCCGGGCCGCCGCGGACGAGCGAGCCAAGGCGGCGAACACGGCCCAGGAGGCCGTGGAACAGGACGATCAGTCGTCCGCCGCCACCGCCTGA